The genomic interval TGCGTGCGTGTGGCTGGTGGGCGGCGTGGTACGAGACGCGTTGCTGGGGCGTGAAACGCGCGACGCGGATCTCGTCACGGACGGCGATCCCGCGAAAATCGCGACGTCGGTCGGACGGGCGGCGCGTGCGACCGTAGTGCACCTGTACGACGATCCGCCGACATATCGCGTGGTGCATGGCGGCATCGAGTACGACCTCACGCGACTTCGTGACGAGACGCTGGATGGAGATCTGCGCGCGCGGGATCTGACGATCAACGCGCTTGCCGCCCGGCTCGGCGGCGATGGCGAAGTGATCGACGAAACCGGCGGCCTCGGCGATCTCGACGCCCGCGTCGTGCGCGGCACGTCGCTCGCGAGTTTCGAGGCCGATCCCCTGCGGGCGCTGCGCGTGTATCGATTCGCCGCCGAACTCGCCTTCGACATCGATCGCGAAACGCGAACATGGTGCACGCGAGTCGGCGGTGCGCTGCGCGGCGTGGCGCGGGAGCGCATCTGGGAAGAAACCCGGCGGCTGCTGGCGACGCCGCGTTCGGCGCGGGCGCTGCGCATGGCGTTTGACGATGGCGTGCTCGCCGAGGTTTTTTTTGTCGTCGATCTCGATTTCGACGTCGCGATGCACGTCGTCGGCCGGCTGGAGCGGGATGGAGCGATCCACGAAAAAACGAAGAACGCTTTCGACGACGCCGTGACCCTGAAACTCGCGGCCCTTGACCAAAGACGGGGTACGTCGGCGATCGCAGACAATCTCAATGCGCCGAAGAGCATTCGCCGGGCGGTGGAGGCGATCGTTGACCACCGCGACGCGCCCGCGCGAATGCGTGCCCGTATCGCCGGGGGCGAGGACGAGCGCGGAGCGCTGGCGGACTACTGGATGGAAACCGGAGAGGCGTGGCTCGCCGTCGCGCGTCTCGACATGGCGGAGCAACTCGCGAACGGCGAGGCGGGAGCTGAAGAATGGCTTGCGCGGCTTCGCGCGGCACATCGCGAGTTTGTGGAGCCCGTGCTGGCCAGTCCGCTCGTCACGGGTCATGACCTGATGAACGAACTCGGCGTGCCGAAGGGACCGCAGATCGGCCGCGCCCTTGCGGGCATTACGCGGGAGCGGATCGCGGGGACGATCCGCACGCGCGAAGAGGCGATGGCGTTCGCGCGGGAAATTTTTCGAACGTCGACGAAATAGCCGACCAGCGGCGAGCACAGCCGAGGGCGGCTGTGCCACACGACGAATCCTTCACACATGCGAAGGGCCGGGTTTCCCCGGCCCTTTAGATTCTCGATTCAGGATTTTAGGGGACCACGACGAGGTCGGCGAAGATGCCGCCGTAGTCGTAGTTGAGGCCGATGACCTGCTCGCTGAGGATGTCGAGCGCGACATCGTCGAACGACGGAATCTCGATGCCGCCGATGAGATCGCCGAGCACGGGAATCAGGAGCGGCGTAAGCTGATTCACCAACTCGGTGAGCGTCGCGGTATCCCAACCGAAGCCCAGCGGTTCGCTGATGACCGTGAGAAGCATCTCGGGCGTGCCGAAACTCACTTCGAGCAAATTGCCGTCGGTGACGGAAAGCTCCGCAGGAAGAATGATGTTGGCCGCCATCTGGAGGAAGAGCGTCTGGTCGCCGCCGTTGTCGATCACCCAGTCGACCATCAGTTCGCCGATCTGAATGTCGACCCCGAGGCCCGTCGCCGTCGCGATGGTCGGATCCTCGAACAGCGCCACCGGAGGCAACAGCGGACGCAGGTTCACACTGATGTCGCAGGGGCAATCGCCGTAGCTGTCGAGGCCCGCGAAGATGAGTTGCATGGCCAGATCATCGGTCGCCGCGATGTCGGACGCGTCGATGGAGATGAGACCCGCGCGATACACGCCGTAGAGCAACCGGTTGAGGAAGTCGTCGGAGAGCACGACTCCGAACCCATAGGGCGTGGAAGTGCCCGGGACGTTGGCGTTGAGAATCGACGGGCCGGGGGCGATGCCCGGCGTGTTCAGCGATCCTCCGTGGTCCGGCACTGTGCCGCTGGTATCGGACGCGTTGAAGTTGAGATCCATGTAGAACGAACCGCCGTCGAGATCCCACACGATCTGGCCGATGCCGTAGCTCGCGGCGAAATCCACGTCGCCGATGCTGAAGTCGAAGCCCTGCGGGATCTGACTGAGCAGATCGCTGAGCAGGTCAGGGATCAGGTCGGCGAGCGCGTCGTTGATGAGAACCTCCATCAACCATTCGATGATGTCGTTGAAGAGACCCTCGATGAAGTCGGGAAAGTTGTTGATGTCGATGTTGAGACCGTTGAGCGTGAGATCCGTCTGGTCGGACACGACGACCAGCCGGCCCGCGGAATCACCATACACGTTGGCGTGCGCGTCGACATCCACCGAGTCGATGGTGACCTGGCCGCTGACCGAATAGCCGATCCCCGCAATCGCGCCGCGGATACGCCAGTCGAGGCGCACGCCCGGCGAGCCTGTCACCCCCATGTGAATTGTGGGGCCGCTTTCGAAGGACTCCACGTCGAGATATGCGGCGCCGAGGTCGGCGAACGTGACCTCACCCTTGGCGGACCACAGCTCCAGGCCCCACAGCTCTTCGCGTTCATTGAAGATCGGGTTCATCCCGTAAATCATCGCGGGGACCTGATCCATATACGTGTTCACGATCGGCAGGAGGATGTCCTCGAGCTGATCGAACCCGCGCTCGTTCATGCGGAACAGCAGCGCGTCGGGCACGAGCTGGCCATCGGCGTGCTTCGATCCCTGCATCACTCCGAGCCCCAGATGAGTGTGCAGCGACGAAGCGTCCTCCAGCACGTCGATGTCGAAGATGTTGAGACCCGTCGTCAGGTCGAGGTCGCGCTCGAATTCGCAGTTTTCATCCGGATTGAATCCGAATGGAAAATCGATATCGGGCGTGATCTTGATGATGTCCTCGTCGGGATCGCATCCCTCGACGATGCCGGAGACGAAGATCGTGCTGCTCGTCGTCCACGTGCCGCGCGCCGGCGTGTAGAGCCGGATGTCGGGCGGCGTCGTGTCGGCGACCAACACGGCCGCCTGCGCGAACAGTCCGGAGAACGGCGCATCGGCCGTCGCCTTGACGAGGTAGTAGCCCGAGTCGGGGAAGGTGATGTCGCCCGGTCCCGGCGTATCGACCTCGGACGTGCCCGGAGGCGAAACGACCAGCGTGTAGCCGACGTCCGTCACCCGATTGCCGTACTGATCGCGCAGTACGACCTCGGGGTGTACAAAGTCGCCTTCTTCGATGACCGGATTTGGGAACTGGATCGTGATGCTCACCGGCGGACCGGGGCTGACGTGCAGGATCTGCTCGTCGAAGACGTCGGTCCCCGCGACGTAGCCGCGCACCGTCAAGTCACCCGCGCGAAACGCCGTGATTTCCGCCGGGTCGCCCTGATCGATCGTCACGCCGTAGCTCGGCCAAACCTCGAACAGGATCTCGGCGTAGATCTCGTCGTCGTCCTCGTTGTACGCGACGCCCCACGCGTCCACCGTCTCCCCGGCGTCGGCGAAGCTCGTGGACAGGAAGATCTCGACGCGGTCGGGCTGCTGAACATCGACCCACACGAACGCGGACGCCTGGAGCGGCGTCGAGTCGATGACGGTGGAAAGCTGGATCTCGAACACGCCCGGGGCGTTGAATTTGACCGTCTGATCGTCTTCGTCGATGACGACCGAGTTGAACGGCGACACGTTCCACGTCATGTCGGCTTCGGCGGTGCGATCCACGCCGTCGTCATCGTAAACCGCGTAAGTGACATCCACGGTCCCACCCGTCTGCACCATGTTGGGAGTGGCCGTCATTTGGATGTGCGCCCCGACAACCGTCACCGTGAAATAGCTGCTCGCGCTGACCTTGCCCGTCGGGTTCGACGGCGTGACGTGGTTGGGGTGCGTGCCCTCGACGAGAATGATGTGGTCGCCGACCTCGATGTTGGGCAGTTCGCCCGTGATGAACCCGCCGCCCATCCCCAAGTCGCCCGTGCGTTCGACGCCGTCGAGATACAGGTGCATCGTGTTCTGATTGATGTTGATGAACTCGACGTTGACCGGCACGTCGCGCGAGAAGACCTCGGCACCGGGTGTCGGCTCGTGGATAATGATCTTGCCCATGTCCATGTTGAACGTAACCGAGTCGGACGCCTGCGCCGCCGTCACCGAGTCGAAGACGGTAATGGTGAGCGTGTGCTCGCCGGCGTCCACGGCGACGCTGCCGGTCACCTTGGTCGCCGTCCGGCTGACCATGTTGGAAATATCCGTGCCGTCCATCTCGACGACCGTGGAATTCCACACGACGTTCGCCACGTCGGCGTCGATGTCCACGAGATATTCTTCGAGAACTCCGCCCTCGGTCGGGGTGTTGATTACGACGGCCGGGCTGGTTCCCGTGTCGTCATCGCCCGTGTCGTCGTCGGCGGTGTCGTCATCCGTCGTGTCGTCGTCGGTTGTGTCGTCGTCGGTGGTGTCGTCGTCGGTGGTATCGTCATCCGCCGTGTCGTCGTCGGCGGTGTCGTCGTCCGCCGTGTCGTCGTCGGTGACATCATCGTCCGACGTATCGTCGTCCGATCCGTCGTCATCCGGCGGCGGAATGTAAACGTCATCGTCGTCGTCCGAATCCCCGGAACGACCGCC from Deltaproteobacteria bacterium carries:
- a CDS encoding CCA tRNA nucleotidyltransferase → MRTIDLPAALERFPLLRDFATAARDADACVWLVGGVVRDALLGRETRDADLVTDGDPAKIATSVGRAARATVVHLYDDPPTYRVVHGGIEYDLTRLRDETLDGDLRARDLTINALAARLGGDGEVIDETGGLGDLDARVVRGTSLASFEADPLRALRVYRFAAELAFDIDRETRTWCTRVGGALRGVARERIWEETRRLLATPRSARALRMAFDDGVLAEVFFVVDLDFDVAMHVVGRLERDGAIHEKTKNAFDDAVTLKLAALDQRRGTSAIADNLNAPKSIRRAVEAIVDHRDAPARMRARIAGGEDERGALADYWMETGEAWLAVARLDMAEQLANGEAGAEEWLARLRAAHREFVEPVLASPLVTGHDLMNELGVPKGPQIGRALAGITRERIAGTIRTREEAMAFAREIFRTSTK